The genomic stretch CTACAATGTCCGAACTTTCAGGACTCGTAAAATCAGTCATATAAACAACATTATGTGAGGTTTACTTTAACAGACAATGCAAGTAAACAGAGCCAGCGGAGAAAACTAACCTTTGAATTTATTAACCAACCATTTCGCTCCTCCTTCGACACTGGCTTGCAATGACTAATCATCACACAAACAATGTTAGCGAAAGGAATGtcataaaaccaaaaacccCAAATTCTCCAAAGAATTAATCTTGACAATTAACATATAGTATCAATCACTATTCAGATTTAACAAAACAacaattaaatgaaaaattaatctaAATACGATTACGAAAGTGGGTTCCACACAAAAAATTCAGATTGTGTAAAGAAATCAACTTTGTGAACCAAAATCCTGAATCAGATTAAAATACTCAATTGAAtaccataattaaattaaattgagaTCCACAGATTCCTTTCCTTCTTCGAATCATTCGCTGTTCTggtcttttttttcttgttaggTGTTGTGGTGATAGAACATGAATAAAATCTCAATCGCATGTGGTTTTTTTCGTACGGATTTTGATTTTAAAGTTAAATTGATCAAATGGGTGTTGCTTAATTTTCGATTTTAGTAGAACCCATGTCTCGAAATCGATAAATTCATGCATAAATGCAGGGATTTGGGTAAGGGTAATGCTTTGGTGCTTGTTTGTCTTGAAGTTTCCGGAATTAGATAGAGGTATCGAAATGTGCGAATAGATCAAGTTATTTGATCATTCATTAGGGTTTGAGCTGCTTTTCGTGTGGAAAAAAGTATGCATTGTTGGGAATTATTTGCATGAGATCGCCAGAGCACGACAAACGAAGAATGTTCTTGATCGGAAATTCTCTCCTACAGACCCTAATGGTGCGCATAAGAGACTAGATCGTCCTTGACGTAGGTTGCAAAGTAGTACACGTAGCTAAAACAGTTGGGAGAGTTCATCTAAACACAATACTACAAAAGTAATGTCTTACAAGAGGTAGTTTGACCAAGTGTTCATCCTCTGTAATTATCTACACGAGTAGAAAACTACTATTTCTAAAACAAGAAGGGGCTAACAAGTgcattataaataaagaaacaagtGCAAAAACATTAAATGTTGTATGCTCAACATTTTATCTCCCTCGTTCTTTCTTGGCGGGAAAAACTCAATTTTGGTATTATAACCTAAAATTACATTGCAAGTTTATTTTAAACTTACTTACATAGAAGACCCAAACTCAAGTCTCATAAGAACCCCAATTTTGCTTCCAAATACCTAACAATGCATACTTTTTTCACACCAATAGCAACTTAAAGGCTAATGAATGATCAAATAATTTGCTTTATGGATGCGTTTTGATTCCTCTATCTAATTCCGGAAACTTAGAGACAATTGTCCATCAAAGAAACTACCCTTATTCAAATGGGCAAAAACATTAAATGTTGTATGATCAACATTTTAGCTTCTAGTTCTTTCTAACTTTACCAAAAATTGAAAGCGGTGAAATACGTTTCATCGAAAGATAGGGCGTGCTATGAAAAACCAGACgccaaattaaaaattttggggAGGGTGTCGTATCAAATGTCATCTTTTGCGACATTACCTAAAGTAGAGTCGCAAaagtttttttccaaaaaaccTTACGATCTATATTACTAAGAATTTGCGATGGTTgtgttgtgacatcccacatcgcccaggggagtgatccttatatgtatattcccatctccacctagcacgaggcctttcgggagctcactggtttcgggtttcgtaggaactccgaagttaagcgagtagagcacgagagcattcctaggatgggtgacccatcggaaagttatcgtgtgagttcccaaaaacaaaaacgtgagggcatggtcggggcacaaagcgaacaatatcgtgctacggtggagtcgagcccgggatgtggtgggggcccggaccgggatgtgacgtGTGTGCTCTGTCGCAAATAGAGGGTCGCAAAAGAGTCTTTTTCTTGTAGTGCCAAGACCCGATCTCTCCCTCTCAACCATTGTCTGAGCCAAATCTCATTtggtattaatattatattgaattttgtTGTAGGTCTATTTAACTGAAAAATTATAGGGTGGGAGAGAGAGCGGTGCGGTGTAAGGATCAAATACCAATTCCCCCCACCCCTCCCCCCaccaaaaaaaagagaggatgTATTATGTAGAGTGATTGGATATGATTTGGTTTGGTAGGTCGGTTtcatttgtaattttctttttctttttttcaatttaaatattgttCCTCTTGGAATGCGGAAGAATGTGAAAGTTATTTTTTGGGGGATTTTAGTTGGATGAAGACAGAGTTCAGGGTTTGGGATGTTGGGCGGAAGAGAGATTGGATTTTGGCTTGTTTTAgtttagggtaatgctaggtaAACTTAATTTGTACATAAAATTTTGCAAACTCAATGGCATGGAAGACAATGGTTGATTATTACATAAGCACTGATAAACGTGGTATCtcctattgatgacacatcatttagtttacaaactaaataaatGACATGGAAGGTGATGATTGAGTTGTTACTGAaacattgataaacgtgctcgttcctattgatgacacatcatttagtttacaaatttagtctccctagcatcgCCCTTTAGTTGAAGCCCACTACTAATCTAGTAATTATGTAAACCATTTACCCGCGAATGTGGAAATTGATTTGTGCAATATAAGCATAGATCTGGGTATAGACACGAGTTTATGCAATAATACTAGgcagaaaaataatatttcaacTAGGAACATTATAGAAGATGCTTAGCTTCGCACAATATAGAGATTAGCCCATTTTCGGGAAGAACATGGAATGGTAAAGGATCCAGCATGCGGAACAGTGAATTTCAAACGGAAATCGAGAGATGGGTTCAAAGTGTTATCTAATTGCTCACAAATAATGAATGCATTGACGATTTGCATTAATATGAATAACATAATAGACGAATTTCCAAGTTCGAAATACCCATTTCATGTTAACTTTTAAGAATCAAAACGACTTCTTTTCTTGCATTGTAAGGCGACCGCGACGGAGATGGATATGGAGATGCCTAATCATCAATCCCGGCTCTTGGTCTTGGCGATATAATTTGCTTCAACCACAGTGGCAAACTCCGGAGTTCCATTGTTTGCATTCAACGATAAGTCGAATTTATCTGTATAAATGCCGGTGACCTCCTATAATTagaaatataaatcaaaattaattaaggaGGTATATAGAAACATAATAAGGTGAGTAAATATTCATTCACTGAAACAAATAACAAGCTAAATGGGCATTAAAGCAAACAAATCAATCAAGGTGGGGAGGAATAAGTATATCTCACTATCTCGTCCCCAGAAAGGGCAGAATCAATCAGATCATTCGATACTATCACTTCCACGCATCTCGGAAGTCGACATGCAGGCACACTTCCGGAGCTCTCTTGGAGTGTGAGTATCTGATAATTCCTGGACGACGATGTTGCCTAATGCAAGAAACAAACGGAATTGAATAATTTAAACACTTTCAACCTCTTTCTGCCAAATGATTTCAGAAGCATTTTTTGTTGttagaaagttttttttttttagctaaaaaCAAGGCAAGGTTTTGTATTTTTACTCGTTCTAAAACACTACCAAACAAGGCCTAATTAATTACCTGTTGCAACTTAGGAAATATGTTAGAGCATCGGGTCACAAGCCCTCGAATGCAAATCAAGGCATCCAAATGGGTTTCGCTGCGTTCAACAACATCATGTTAGAGATTCGGgaacaaaattgaaatcaatATCATCAAAAAAGACGGACAATAGCCACTAAAGTAAAATTGGTTGCCCAAAGGCAAGGTGAAAAAATGAGAGTGGTTGTTCCATAAATACCTAATGTTGCGAATGGAAACGCACTTGCGGAGGTTGGTTATGCGAACGTAGATGCTTGGATGGACATTTTTGTAGTTTGGGTGTAAATTAAGCACAACATTTTTGGCAGCATCTTCAAAGGTTTCCAGAATAAGTCGGGGGGATTTGATCATCCAACGGGCAATTTGGATTTGAACGGGGAGAAGCTGCTCGTAATTGATCACCAGACTACACTTGTTGGCTGCAACAAAACAAATGGAGCATAAATCTTTTATCTTTGTGATCCAGATTTTTAAGAGGGACAATATAcatatacttatatatatatatatatatatatatatatattgatgttTACCTGACACCATCTGATTGATGAGGCGCACGTACTCAACTTCAGTTTCATCATGCTGCTGCTGAACATTTTTACTGTGATGATTGACAAAGGTGAGtagaaattttttgaatttctcaGCTATAAATCTTCGCACTTCATCTTTAGCAACCCACTCTTTGATCGTCCCCTCAGGAAATAACATCTTCTCAAACTTGAGATCTTGGCCGAACTCGAAGCAGTAGTACTGGTCGCAGTGGTATTCGTCTCCAAAGTAGTCGTCCTCTTCCTCGATGCCGCTAAAGTATCCGTCGTCGTCGTCAACATTGTCGTCGTCGCTAATGTATTCGTCCTCATCGAAATCCATGATTAGCTGGTCATGCCCATTCATTCCTACTGCCATGCGTTGCATGCATAATCATTAGCTTTCAGTATTCTTAGAGAAAGCTGAATAATCACGACTTAGCGAAAACTtgaaaagcaaacaaacaatatgtttaaccctaaaccctatatatACTCTCCCTCGGAACTAGTGGAAGCCCATATGCT from Pyrus communis chromosome 7, drPyrComm1.1, whole genome shotgun sequence encodes the following:
- the LOC137739216 gene encoding DNA replication licensing factor MCM2-like, whose translation is MAVGMNGHDQLIMDFDEDEYISDDDNVDDDDGYFSGIEEEDDYFGDEYHCDQYYCFEFGQDLKFEKMLFPEGTIKEWVAKDEVRRFIAEKFKKFLLTFVNHHSKNVQQQHDETEVEYVRLINQMVSANKCSLVINYEQLLPVQIQIARWMIKSPRLILETFEDAAKNVVLNLHPNYKNVHPSIYVRITNLRKCVSIRNISETHLDALICIRGLVTRCSNIFPKLQQATSSSRNYQILTLQESSGSVPACRLPRCVEVIVSNDLIDSALSGDEIEVTGIYTDKFDLSLNANNGTPEFATVVEANYIAKTKSRD